One Paroedura picta isolate Pp20150507F chromosome 3, Ppicta_v3.0, whole genome shotgun sequence genomic window carries:
- the TCTA gene encoding T-cell leukemia translocation-altered gene protein, translated as MTSTAEKLPFVGVPFQGDTWRRQHISGTAPEAACVGTEAPSGKEAWLAGTWPEALVERGVKEPAREKRGSGGGVCVPASACAVLSPPTALFAQQALSRAALARGRGRMAAAAAAAGEWEAPSRALRALSWLGQEFLSDWEAQDLRAALFQLLLLWLLLSLLGIQVAWRVYGNTVTGLYYRQGAGGQNGGTPDGSSHFSMWESSSNETLKTHRE; from the exons ATGACAAGCACCGCGGAGAAGCTGCCATTTGTTGGGGTTCCATTCCAGGGGGACACCTGGCGAAGGCAACACATATCGGGGACTGCACCGGAGGCAGCGTGCGTGGGCACGGAGGCTCCCAGCGGGAAGGAAGCTTGGCTGGCGGGAACTTGGCCCGAGGCCTTGGTCGAGCGAGGAGTTAAGGAGCCGGCGAGAGAGAAGCGGGGCAGCGGAGGCGGGGTTTGCGTTCCTGCGAGCGCATGCGCCGTGCTATCCCCGCCGACTGCCTTGTTTGCGCAGCAGGCGCTCTCGAGGGCCGCCCTTGCGCGGGGCCGAGGgaggatggcggcggcggcggcggcggcgggcgagtGGGAGGCTCCGTCGCGGGCGCTGCGGGCACTGAGCTGGCTGGGGCAAGAGTTCCTGTCGGACTGGGAGGCCCAGGACCTGCGGGCCGCCCTCTTCCAGCTGCTcttgctctggctgctgctgAGCTTGCTGGGCATCCAGGTGGCCTGGCGGGTCTATGGGAACACGGTCACCGGCCTCTACTACCGGCAAG GTGctggaggacaaaatggaggaacaCCAGATGGATCCTCCCACTTCTCGATGTG GGAGAGCTCAAGCAATGAAACTTTGAAAACCCATCGGGAATGA